GCGGAAGCGGAAGCGGAAGCGAGTCGTGTTGCCTGTGGCTTGTGATGCATGCCAATGCAGCAGAAGCTAAGCTATAAAGCTAAGAAAGGCTATATGGCGCGAAGCCATGGACGGAGGGAGGCATGCAGCGCAGCCGGATCGAAGAAATTTCGGCGCGCGCGTGCCAGAGGGTGCGTGCATGGAGGCTagcgcgcgcgtgcgtgcgtgcgtacgtAGCCGCGAATGCTGCATGTGGAGAGGCATACCGCGAATGTACGCACGCGCCCTGTGCATGCACAGTAGTGCCTCGGCGTGCATACATTACATTAATTTAGGCGCATGCTATGCACGTCGTGTGAAGCTCAGACACTGCCACACTGAGCTGATATTTGATTGGCGCTCGTCCATCTCCAGCAAGTATATATGCAGCAGAGGTAAGAAAATGGAGTGCGTGAACTGGGAGCAGCAATATAACAATGGGCCGGATAAACAACTTTGTTTTCAGCAAATATATAACGGGCATGGGCTTTAGCTCCCGTGCGGTGCGGGTTTCATCTTGGCGTCAGGTCAGGTCGCCACCGATGATGGATGGACGGGTGAATGGATCGGTAGTTGTACCGCATCAGATACCGCAATGAATTCGGGGCTCGTGGGGTGGGCAGCGGCAGCGCATTGGTTTCAGGGCAGGGGCCTTTCGATGGCTTGTCTCTACTCTATGTCGCCTGTACGCAAGTCCTCGGCTTTTGGACGTGCGTGCCAGGATCAAAGCCATAGCCATTGATGGGTGGCCACTGCATGTCACAAATTCTGAATGTGTctgcctgctctctctctctctctctctctgtagtaCTACTGTACTGTACTGCACCGCACTGCACTGCTGCAATCAAAGCCAAGGACGGGCCAAGTGCGTGCATCTCGACCGCCCGTTACATGCCACTAGCCGTTCGTCATCCCAGCGTCGCTCGGTTGCCGCGGACTGTGATGCCCCCGCCGCGAATCCTCAGCTCAGCAAGGCGGCCGGCCGCCGGGGAGGGCGGCGGAGCAGAGCGCGCAGCTGTCTACTTTTTTCGAGCTGTGCAGCTggctccatggcgtgggaggaagAGGAGAAACCCTAGACGACGACTCTGACCAAGAGGTGAAGCACGGCACGGTGAAGCCCTGATAACCACGGAGCTGGTGGCGGCGACGAGGCCGGCCTGGTGAAGGAATGCGTGTGCGTTCGTACTCCATGTTGTTTGTTGGGCACACTATGATGGGGGTTAGAAAGGACTGCTAATACAGGTAAGCGCTGCCCTCTTGCAAACAGAAACTTGAATGTTCTTAAGTTCTGGATAGGACCGTACGTGCATGCGTGAGGTCCCTTGGGTACATACAGTACTACTATGTCAATTTACTGGCGACCATTTACTTCTCCTGTCGGTCCTTTCGGTTTTGTCTGTCACTCTGTATTCCGGTCAACAGCAGCAAAATCATGAACGCGCATGTGTGATGGGGCTGGAGTTGCACAGAGCTTCAGTGGGGCTACGGTGATTAGTGGCACGGGCTCCATCATCGATCCGAGGTTACCGGGTACGGTACGTTGCATCCCGGAGCTCGCGTGTTGCACATTGATTTGTGCCTTTGTGGACATGGTAGTGCTCAGCCTGTCAAAGGCCGCATGCCTAGCTAGTGTTGTGTTTGTTAGCTGACTCTTTCCTGTTTTCCTCTCGtccctggcggctggaaccctagccgccgccaggggaGGCCGATCTTCCAACGCCGCTTTCCGGCGGCTCCccttcgccggcgacctcggtcgtcgtggtgagggggtcgccggatccacgcgtgtggatcgctTTTACTTtctcgtagtctaggtttttaAATTGTTCATCGGCTTTGCTTCGGCGGCGACAATGACAATATTGAATAAAGATTTTTCGGATCCTTCCCTGACGAGGCCATCGgttctatggttggggatggatttggaaaccagtctgttcaagtaaggatggcgtggcggcaacggcatcctcgtggtggacctgtgtcctcgggctccgtcgttgcgacggcgtttgctccagcgtcggcgcggagcttgggaggtagtccaggagcagatacagattgtggtctacatcgacgacatctggaagacggagcatgtgctgggctcgtggttcgtggatggcagatatggtttcctccttcggcgttttactcgtggtggggtgccagatctgaagttcgatggcgtgtctggggtgttgccccggtctgatccGTTCAACGGTAAgagcttcacttttggtgagccaccttggaggtccgcaaagctgcatatcagcgatggagccgcgtcgagctcgggtgaggaggtgattcgtcattcttttcttcgggggctgctgtggtggtgccggaggcaggtgacgggcgttggtgtcaagctcacaaatattctactattttttcggttttgtcatgtcggtctttacgtgacttatactttattctttatgatatgaatgagacacgtattaccatgaaaaatAACTGTCAAAGGCCTCCGAATGTTTTGCATTGCTACACAACCGGTCAGTAACGAGTCTGTTCCTCGGTAGTGACTTCTTGATTTTTAACTTTGGATGAACACATTTTTTTAGAGGAATTCGGGTGAGTCCGGTGTCGTGAGTGTGAGCGTGGTCGCGAGTTGTAAGTTTCTGGTTTTCTAAGAGAGAAAACATACTCTGAAATCTTAACCATGGTTGGTTAAAAAACGTGAAGTCGCCTGCAGACCTGGGCGGAGGCATTCATTTGATTTGCTTCCTTTGTTGTGCACATCACCTGGGGCTAAAAGCCCTgtattagagcatctctagcaaatcTTATAAACCGGAATGGCCATGTTTACGGGACGGATACTATTTTACCGGTCCGAATAGATTCCGTATATTCGACCGTTCCGGATTTTTTCTTTTACGAGATCCTGGATACACCGGCCCATTTTCTCTATATCTACGGGATTTGAGCCTTTTTTTACAGGACCTGTAAAACATAGAAACGGTTGATGCGAGGAAGTTTCAGCTCCCGCGCCTTCCATCCTTGCCCAGCCCCCACGGTCAGAGCTCGATTCCGTCCATCCCCGCCGTCAGTTCGCCCCCGCATGCAGCCCGTCACGGCGTTCGACAAGGCGCGGGCAAAGCTCGACGCCCTCCGCCGGCGTACGTGCAGCCCGTAACGGCGTTCGACAAGGCGCGAGCGAagctcgccgccctccgccgccgtgcGTGCAGCCCGTCAAGGCGTCCGACGAGGCGCGAGCGGAGCTCGACGCCCTCCACCGCATCGTAAAACATGGAAAAACGTTTTGCAGTATCATGTAAACCGATTTTTACGGGACGAGGGTATacaggatctgctagagatgctcttagctctctttttttagggaagctttctttttctctctttgtACAACCTAACTTCCATGAATATCTCCACACATGATAAAAGACTACCCTgacaagcaataaaaaattatacagtTGGGACCTACTCTTGTCTTACAAAAATTAATAAACCCTCACAAAGAATAAACATCCCGGTCTTAAAGGTACTCATAGAAGTAGGATGTGTATGCATGCATTCATAGCGGTGAGAATATATGCATGCATATGAGCTCCTACATACATTTATGTACTATATATTTTTTAGAAACCTTGTAGTAAAAAAAAACCTGCATCCATAATCCAACGTCAAATTGGACCAAATTCCAAATTCTTGTATAGCATTACTAATCCGCAACGCCTATATCTCGCATTGAGACAGAACGATCTCTCGTGTCGAATGCTATAGTAACGGGCCAGCCCAATAGCGGACATGACAACTAAAAGAAATAGGGAGAGAAAGTAAAGAGAGCGACACACTTAGGATGATTCGAACCCTGGTCTCCTGGAGGATCATGAGGCGGCTAGCTACTGCGCCAGATGTCATGTTGCTGATTAAATAGTAGGTGTTTTTTCGGGgtttttttgttttctgtattactTTCTCGGTTTTCACTcgctttccttttttcctttttcttcggttttgtttctttgtttcttgtttttcatcggtttttcttttcttttttcgtcTTCTTTGTTTTTTGCGTGGTTTTCttatttcttctccattttttgatttcttttcacttttattttgagttttctttatttcttttggtTTCATTCTACATTTTCATTATATGTTAGCAACATTTTTCTAAGATATGTCTGACATTTTTTCAATATAAATTTaatatttttctaatacatggtcaatGTTTTTAATACACATTTTTAAAATAAATGCTTGattcacatttttcaaatacaagattaatacTTTTTCATTACATTGTCAACATTTTTCCCATACACACTTTTAAATTTTTTCATATTTTGAATAACCTTTTTCAAATATAAGACTAATAtttctaatacatggtcaacatttttttctatgcacatttaacatATTTTCAAATCCTTGATTCATTTTCTAAATGCAATATTGACATTTGTGGAACATATTGCCAACATTTTTCCTATATACATTCAACATTTACCAAATGCTTGATTAAGATTTTTCAATAgctgttcaacattttttcaaatgcttgattaacattttttgtatacatgatcaacattttctaatacatggtcaacatttttgctatacacatttaacatttttcaaattcttgatcaACATTTTacaaaatacttgttcaacatttttccaaatgcttgattaacattttatatacatgatcaagaaATCATgatttttctaatacatggtcaatatttttcctttacatatttaacattttttaaattatttttctaacattttcaaatacttgtcaacattttttcaaatgctttgactaatatttttatatacatgatcaaaagaTTTCATAATTTTCTTAATAAatggtcaacattttttgtatacacattcaacatttgtcaaatgcatgattaacatttatgTATAGTATATTTTTGTTATATATACGTTTATAATATTTGAAAGTGTAAACAAAAGTAAAAAGTGgaataaaatatgaaataaaaACATGAAAGAAAAGGAAACGAGACAGTGTACTACCGCGAACTAGGCCGGCCCATATGTTCGCGCGCTTCAGCGAGTTGGAAGCCTCGACTCGCTGAAGGCGAGACATAGGCGCTCCCTTAGTaatgaaatcactagttaaggagcaTTCTTTGCAAAGGTCACTCCCACCTCTTTAGGTTGCGACAAGTGTCGCACTATATGTACGCCACTCTTCGCAACCTGAGAATTTTCCTTTTTTCCATAGATTcgtattcaaaacgttttatctctcaaaccgtacatccaaatctcgaaccgttttcatcattggattccttGCTCCGAGATCTTCAGGTTTCGACGAACTTTTTTTAACGAAAAAATCGGACGAAAACCCCGAATCGGGAGCACATTTTTTTActttccgaaaggcacggctgTGCCCCTCGTGTAAGCAAATCCGTGCATCCACAAGGAGTAAATCCGTGCCTCTCGTGgtggaaaaaaaacgtgttttcacCTTTTTgcggccgtgcctctcgcgtaaGTAAATCCGttcctccacgagaagtaaatccgcgcctctcgtggaaggaaaagaaaaaggaaatgtgtgtgttttttcatttcgcgaaagcaaatccgtgcctcacGTCGTAggaaagaaaacacattttttgttttttgttagaGGCACGTCTGTGCCactcgcggaagcaaatctgtgccttcACGAGAAGTAAATTTGTGCCTCTTACGGAAGAAAAAAAAAAAAACATATATTTTTCGCATCAAATTTTTCGTCCAAAACCTAAGAAATGCCGGGGAAAAACTGAAAAACCCAACAAAATCATCTAAAATCTGAAAAGTGCGTGCAAAAGAATATAGAAAAACAAAATTCGAAGGAAGCTCTCAGAATGCGACACGTGGTGGTGCTGAGAGCGTGCTAAATAACGCTCTCTCAACCCACTCCAAATAACCGAGGCTTCTGAAGGAGCGCTGTTTGATTAGTTGCTTCCCTCTACGGCCTCCCGAGACTGTGAAAGCGGGCCGCCGTGACACTATAACGGGCCGTCTATCCATCCCAGCGCTTTGGTTCGTTCCCAGCACACGGCCCAGTAACAGCAGGGCGGCCGGACCACCCACACCGCCGTCTCTCTACGCCCACACGACGCCGGAGAACCTCGCAGCGCCGAACCGGAAAAGGACCGTGCGAGCGCCGCCTGGCTCGGTGGCGTTCATCTCCGGGAGGCGAGAGCGCGTGCAGCGCGCAGCGGCGGAGGCTTTTCTCATCCCCCACCGCAGCTCCTGGAACCCCAACCCTCTCTTCCGCCCAAACTCCACGCGTCGAGAAATTCGGGGAGGATGTCCGGATTGGCCGCGAGCGCGCTGCCTCTCGCCGCAGGTCCCAACTGCCCGCCGCGCCTACTGACGCCATGTCCGTGCTTATCTCCTTTTCCCAGCCAGATCCTCACTTTCCGCCCGCGGTTTCCTTCGTTACCAGGCCCGTCTCCGCTTCCGTGGTGCAGACCCACTCGACCCAGCGGCCTAACGAGGCCTCCACTACTCAAGGTCGTAATTTCAATGGCGCCAGAATCATATTCCCTTGTTCTATTCTTCTTCACTATGCTAGTGATATATATACATGGTTTGCGCTTACAGGTTGCCGAGCTGCAACCATGTCTTCCTGGCCGATTCGCTTCGGCCAGACGGCTGAAATTTGGGGCTGCGTCGGGCAATGGGCGTCAGGGACTTCGCGCCAGCCAATATCGGTTTGATGATGATGAGCCGCTGTGGCTTGCGGTGGTTAGAGAATTCGCTGTGTAAGTGCAGATCTTGCCGACTTGCTCCCCCCTGTTTGTGCTGTTCGACGATGAGATGAATTAGAATTGCCCTCTGTTATCAGGAGTGTGAGGAACTTGGTGGTTTTCTTGGCTGAGCAGCCAAGGCAATTGAAGCACCTCGAATGGCCGGCCTTCCGGAATACGGTATGGCACTTGCATTTACAGTTTATTTCTTAGGTCGGTTTTATTCAGGTTCTGTTTTCATATGTTCTTATCAGTGCAATCTATTCCCTTGTGGCCCTACCAGCTCACCAGTTAAGGAATGTGAACCTGTGAGGATATGTTGAGTTTGCTGTAAGGACACATGATTTAGAGTGATGCGGTAGGTTGGTTTTAAGATTGCAGTGTGCATAGTTCATTCTTGACAAGATTGCGTAGATAAACTCTAAACCTTATAGCTTGAACCAACAGGAGTCAAAATGTATTTATGTTCAGTAAAGTAGTACTAAATTATGCCCTTATCATGATTCCTTTCATTTTGTCCAATGTCCGTTCTCTATGATTCTTCTAGACTTCTAGTATCATATGCATGCATCCTATTCCTAGATGCTAAAGTAGCTCGTTGCTGTTATGTATTTTAGTTGTTGGTCAGTTTGTTAGCACACCATATTATTTGATGTCTTGCTGCTTTTCAGCCGTTAAGATTTTTAAGTTGCTACACCATTCATGCCATGGCTACTTTGGAAACTGTTCTATGTTTATTTAAATCATTGTCATTGGCAGTTGAGGACGGCAGCACTTACTCTCATactcgttgtggtgttcattgt
This window of the Triticum aestivum cultivar Chinese Spring chromosome 5D, IWGSC CS RefSeq v2.1, whole genome shotgun sequence genome carries:
- the LOC123121701 gene encoding uncharacterized protein isoform X1: MSGLAASALPLAAGPNCPPRLLTPCPCLSPFPSQILTFRPRFPSLPGPSPLPWCRPTRPSGLTRPPLLKVAELQPCLPGRFASARRLKFGAASGNGRQGLRASQYRFDDDEPLWLAVVREFAVSVRNLVVFLAEQPRQLKHLEWPAFRNTLRTAALTLILVVVFIVALSSIDAALSYILSWLLRKSA
- the LOC123121701 gene encoding uncharacterized protein isoform X3; amino-acid sequence: MSGLAASALPLAAGPSPLPWCRPTRPSGLTRPPLLKVAELQPCLPGRFASARRLKFGAASGNGRQGLRASQYRFDDDEPLWLAVVREFAVSVRNLVVFLAEQPRQLKHLEWPAFRNTLRTAALTLILVVVFIVALSSIDAALSYILSWLLRKSA
- the LOC123121701 gene encoding uncharacterized protein isoform X2 gives rise to the protein MSGLAASALPLAAGPNCPPRLLTPCPCLSPFPSQILTFRPRFPSLPGPSPLPWCRPTRPSGLTRPPLLKVAELQPCLPGRFASARRLKFGAASGNGRQGLRASQYRFDDDEPLWLAVVREFAVSVRNLVVFLAEQPRQLKHLEWPAFRNTFTDLANYEGVDDAIQEVGRWLMSQYTMLS